In Falco biarmicus isolate bFalBia1 chromosome 5, bFalBia1.pri, whole genome shotgun sequence, a single genomic region encodes these proteins:
- the SHISA8 gene encoding protein shisa-8, whose amino-acid sequence MAPRSRGRMEPSYVVGICCLVLLEPGRVWSGEPSTGGPGESGNGSQAPAAETAAPAPTGAAPPGGDRCRGYYDVMGQWDPPFNCNAGIYQYCCGTCGYRFCCQFKPGRLDQSGCSNYDTPNWVNTGQPPTRVDETPEDPTRDKTNMIVYIICGVVAIMVLVGIFTKLGLEKAQGPQTEMTVSRTLTDLLKQPGLGPSEHVDGLMGGMQVPLGEGLARGSPRNSTDKPPLNNAVAIAPPLGRPHGHGKSLPLGSSLGTPAPAYTAYTTLKAGESAPEDFYRRFGGPEVPPTSTLPFLPTEGPLLPESCPTAKAKGPKLPGGPAFPGGWEGAPPRGPRRPGLATLCPEGPPEAFGPSAPLYGQPPRHLATNSKTEVTV is encoded by the exons ATGGCCCCCCGGAGCCGCGGGCGGATGGAGCCGAGCTACGTCGTGGGTAtctgctgcctggtgctgctggaacCGGGCCGGGTGTGGAGCGGCGAGCCCAGCACCGGGGGGCCCGGTGAGAGCGGGAACGGCAGCCAGGCACCGGCGGCGGAGACCGCGGCTCCCGCGCCCACCGGGGCAGCACCGCCGGGCGGGGACCGCTGCCGCGGTTACTACGACGTGATGGGGCAGTGGGACCCGCCGTTCAACTGCAACGCCGGCATCTACCAGTACTGCTGCGGGACCTGCGGGTACCGCTTCTGCTGCCAGTTCAAGCCCGGGCGCCTGGACCAGAGCGGCTGCTCCAACTACGACACCCCCAACTGGGTCAACACGGGCCAGCCACCCACCCGGGTGGACGAGACCCCCGAGGACCCCACTCGTGACAAGACCAACATGATCGTCTACATCATCTGCGGCGTGGTGGCCATCATGGTGCTGGTGGGCATCTTCACCAAGCTGGGCCTGGAGAAGGCGCAGGGTCCCCAGACAGAGATGACCGTCTCCAG GACACTGACAGACCTGCTGAAGCAGCCGGGCCTTGGCCCCTCTGAGCATGTGGACGGTCTCATGGGGGGCATGCAGGTCCCACTGGGCGAGGGTCTGGCCCGAGGTTCCCCCAGGAACAGCACAG ACAAGCCGCCCTTGAACAACGCAGTGGCCATCGCCCCCCCGCTGGGGCGGCCCCACGGCCACGGCAAGAGCCTGcccctgggcagcagcctgggcacGCCAGCCCCTGCCTACACCGCCTACACCACCCTCAAGGCTGGAG AGAGCGCCCCCGAGGACTTCTACAGGCGGTTCGGGGGGCCAGAGGtgccccccaccagcaccctgcccttCTTGCCCACCGAGGGCCCGCTGCTGCCCGagagctgccccacagccaaGGCCAAGGGCCCCAAGCTGCCGGGGGGCCCGGCCTTCccggggggctgggagggggccCCCCCCCGTggcccccgccggcccggcctGGCCACCCTGTGCCCCGAGGGGCCGCCCGAGGCCTTCGGCCCCAGCGCCCCGCTGTAcgggcagcccccccggcaCCTCGCCACCAACAGCAAGACCGAAGTCACCGTCTGA